One genomic segment of Gemmatimonadales bacterium includes these proteins:
- a CDS encoding aminopeptidase P family protein gives MGRPIDIAATTGRRQRLMDRLGDAVVVIPAARERDIEQDYPQDNDLRQHNTFFYFSMLEAQDAWIVMNARAAGADEAVLLLPERNPRRERWTGIRLAPGAEAVSLTGFPSALSVRAIDSVLTAAMSRGVPVYAPLDNTTRYEPLVQRLRGDSARVQLRNLRPVVDSMRLVKEPIEIAALRRSAQISAEAHADLMRQARPGMFEYQLEAIIEAGFRSRGADRLGYPSIVGSGINGTTLHYDVNRRQTQAGDLVVVDAAAEWGQYTADVTRTFPINGTFTARQRAIYDLVLATQQAAMDSVRPGITMGRLGQIARTYMRDHSGALCAPQTCDGYFIHGLGHWIGMDVHDVGPYNLPLAPGMVFTIEPGIYIPAESLGVRIEDDLLVTATGFELLSGAAPRTAADVERVMREGREPRPRADARRGSPR, from the coding sequence ATGGGTCGGCCGATCGACATCGCGGCCACCACGGGCCGGCGCCAGAGGTTGATGGACCGCCTGGGCGACGCGGTGGTCGTGATCCCCGCAGCGCGCGAGCGCGACATCGAGCAGGACTATCCGCAGGACAACGATCTGCGGCAGCACAACACCTTTTTCTATTTCTCGATGCTCGAGGCGCAGGACGCGTGGATCGTGATGAATGCCCGCGCGGCCGGGGCGGACGAAGCGGTCCTGCTGCTCCCGGAACGCAACCCGCGGCGCGAGCGATGGACCGGGATAAGGCTGGCTCCCGGCGCGGAAGCCGTGTCGCTCACGGGGTTTCCTTCCGCGCTGAGCGTGAGGGCGATCGACAGCGTCCTGACCGCCGCGATGTCCCGCGGCGTGCCGGTGTACGCGCCGCTGGACAATACCACGCGCTACGAACCCCTCGTTCAGCGCCTCCGTGGCGACTCGGCGCGGGTCCAGCTGCGGAACCTGCGCCCGGTGGTCGATTCCATGCGGCTGGTGAAAGAGCCGATCGAGATCGCGGCGCTGCGCAGGTCTGCCCAGATCAGCGCCGAGGCCCACGCCGACCTCATGAGGCAGGCCCGGCCGGGGATGTTCGAGTACCAGCTCGAGGCGATCATCGAGGCCGGTTTCCGGAGCCGCGGCGCCGACCGGCTCGGCTACCCGAGCATCGTGGGGAGCGGCATCAACGGCACCACGCTCCACTACGATGTGAACCGTCGCCAGACGCAGGCGGGCGACCTGGTGGTCGTGGACGCGGCGGCGGAGTGGGGCCAGTACACCGCCGACGTGACGCGCACCTTCCCCATCAACGGCACTTTCACGGCGCGGCAACGCGCGATCTACGATCTCGTGCTGGCGACGCAACAGGCGGCGATGGACTCGGTCCGGCCCGGCATCACCATGGGGCGGCTGGGCCAGATCGCGCGGACTTACATGCGCGATCACTCCGGCGCGCTCTGCGCGCCGCAGACCTGCGACGGGTACTTCATCCACGGCCTGGGCCACTGGATCGGCATGGACGTCCACGACGTCGGGCCGTACAACCTCCCATTGGCGCCGGGGATGGTGTTCACGATCGAGCCCGGGATCTACATCCCCGCCGAGTCGCTGGGCGTGCGGATCGAGGACGACCTGCTGGTGACGGCGACGGGTTTTGAACTATTGTCTGGCGCGGCGCCGCGGACGGCGGCCGACGTCGAACGGGTGATGAGGGAAGGCCGGGAGCCGCGCCCGCGCGCCGACGCGCGCCGCGGCAGCCCGCGTTAG
- a CDS encoding YtxH domain-containing protein: MARDELPDPADAGEDEDTTMEDTQHSGARTFVAGLLIGALVGAGVALLFAPQSGADTRRVIRRRAKKLAAGAEDRYDDLKDRLRQARRRREEDEATG; this comes from the coding sequence ATGGCCAGGGACGAGCTACCGGACCCGGCGGACGCCGGTGAGGACGAGGATACGACCATGGAAGACACCCAACACTCGGGCGCGCGGACGTTCGTCGCGGGCCTCCTCATTGGCGCGCTGGTGGGTGCGGGGGTGGCGTTGCTCTTCGCGCCGCAGAGCGGCGCCGACACGCGGCGGGTGATCAGGCGACGCGCCAAAAAGCTCGCCGCCGGCGCGGAGGACCGCTACGACGATCTGAAGGACCGTCTGCGGCAGGCGCGCCGGCGGCGCGAGGAAGACGAAGCTACCGGCTGA